In the genome of Bradysia coprophila strain Holo2 unplaced genomic scaffold, BU_Bcop_v1 contig_232, whole genome shotgun sequence, one region contains:
- the LOC119076610 gene encoding uncharacterized protein LOC119076610, which translates to MGDHYGDESQSASDQEELVGETDIDDDYSDTEEMQFTFCKTNIIDENSLDSNGTPNGTQKHSIQSKLIFFGMVVALFLSAFALLICFPLYLQQLNVGEKKSAYGALLFVSTLITLLLILSAFVGWWILKWNVALYKLPLPWKRLITISSLCGVAGTICTISSFQRVPCHLQDPLKGFTLAFAILFYFFFCKKMMGLQKIFSATTAVVGLFISVDYGLCDEFRCRGVDLGSAAVQPTTGWQGHAVWTILYIAGLALWTLHLSLLEGEIVQFNDKFNTVPPTNLLTTVSRIVSNTETSSTYRPEQPKPKPPKTKPKALHVTMWIQVISLFVTVVLGWIDLLPESGPITPVPQFWHKTGQTFLCHFNIQYEVPATMNHQATLDFLSNLTPGSSIYNETVQKLRRSRRHTSHKKYFHKRINSHTFNDQINETVHLHSNSSEPDVVASAANQTNKQHNVEKYLRKYKNHMKAKHKSAFNENQTPLKVSQLILNDSNIVMDCKHLMVYSFLFVGVYVVFGVCLVQFLFMTESAVFTVAVVSSSLPVSGIFWSLFELTTNDFVASIIWSPEITGELICSLLGTPIVILGLVLFSSAHFSDTAGPKRVYSSLLSTD; encoded by the exons ATGGGCGACCACTATGGCGATGAATCGCAATCGGCCTCGGACCAAGAGGAGCTGGTTGGAGAGACCGACATCGACGATGACTACTCAGACACCGAAGAGATGCAATTCACTTTCTGCAAGACAAATATTATCGATGAAAATTCATTGGACTCCAATGGCACACCGAATGGCACCCAGAAACACTCCATCCAATCTAAACTCATATTTTTTGGCATGGTTGTTGCACTGTTTCTATCGGCATTCGCGCTGTTAATTTGCTTTCCGCTGTATCTGCAACAATTAAATGTTGGAGAAAAGAAGAGTGCTTATGGGGCATTACTTTTCGTATCAACATTAATTACACTCTTGCTTATATTATCTGCATTCGTCGGATGGTGGATTTTAAAGTGGAACGTTGCATTGTACAAATTGCCGTTGCCTTGGAAAAG ATTAATTACAATATCATCATTATGTGGCGTGGCTGGCACCATATGTACAATAAGCTCCTTTCAACGTGTTCCATGTCACCTGCAAGATCCACTGAAAGGATTTACATTAGCATTtgccattttattttactttttcttttgcaaaAAAA TGATGGGACTTCAGAAAATATTCTCAGCTACAACGGCTGTCGTAGGATTATTCATTTCAGTAGACTACGGATTATGTGACGAATTTAGATGCCGAGGTGTAGACCTAGGCTCAGCTGCTGTACAGCCAACAACCGGCTGGCAGGGACACGCTGTTTGGACCATTTTGTATATAGCTGGCTTAGCGTTATGGACATTGCATTTGTCCCTATTAGAAGGAGAAATTGTCCAATTTAATGAT AAATTTAACACCGTGCCTCCGACTAATCTCTTGACAACTGTGTCCCGCATTGTTTCAAATACAGAGACTTCGTCGACTTATAGACCAGAGCAACCAAAGCCGAAGCCACCCAAAACAAAACCGAAAGCACTGCATGTAACTATGTGGATACAAGTTATCTCGTTATTTGTCACGGTAGTTTTAGGATGGATTGATTTGCTACCCGAATCTGGTCCC ATTACCCCCGTTCCTCAATTTTGGCACAAGACCGGCCAGACGTTCTTGTGCCATTTCAATATACAATATGAAGTACCTGCTACGATGAATCATCAGGCGACGTTAGATTTTCTATCCAACTTAACGCCTGGCAGTTCCATATACAATGAAACCGTCCAAAAGCTTCGACGAAGTCGACGTCACACCAGCcacaaaaaatactttcacAAACGAATCAACAGCCATACGTTCAACGATCAAATCAACGAAACGGTGCATTTGCATTCGAACAGTTCCGAGCCGGATGTTGTTGCATCGGCAGCTAATCAAACAAATAAGCAGCACAACGTGGAAAAGTATTTGCGAAAGTACAAAAATCACATGAAAGCCAAGCACAAGAGTGCATTCAACGAAAATCAGACGCCGCTCAAAGTGAGCCAATTGATTTTGAACGATTCCAACATTGTGATGGACTGCAAACATTTGATGGTCTACTCGTTCCTATTTGTTGGCGTCTATGTCGTGTTTGGTGTTTGTTTGgttcagtttttgtttatgaCTGAATCGGCCGTTTTTACAGTCGCTGTTGTGTCTTCATCGCTGCCGGTCAGTGGGATTTTTTGGTCGCTATTCGAACTGACCACAAACGATTTTGTGG CTTCGATAATTTGGTCGCCAGAGATAACCGGTGAGCTGATATGTTCGTTGCTCGGTACACCAATTGTTATACTGGGATTGGTCCTATTCAGTTCGGCTCATTTTAGTGACACAGCTGGACCGAAACGAGTTTATTCATCATTATTGTCGACGGATTAA